In Phacochoerus africanus isolate WHEZ1 chromosome 1, ROS_Pafr_v1, whole genome shotgun sequence, the following are encoded in one genomic region:
- the LOC125110731 gene encoding uncharacterized protein LOC125110731: protein MRLPGPRTNSGGEAAACGRGRETVGGAGRRRPVRVPDRGTTPPDTSWLYFGFNLKILILLPVYALPLPFLFTPRKKSDLSPAVASAGGGQAGLSGARAGRERGPLTSTPCSILRWFPKFRSTQEVSISDAEWCSVPLDLKSGAHAHERETVLGETFPPLQKRSLENPSPRLLARRGSLCTALGTPARLTCSCTCSVCKFPGEDPALSL, encoded by the exons ATGCGCCTGCCAGGACCGCGAACAAACAGCGGCGGCGAGGCCGCAGCATGCGGGCGGGGCCGGGAGACAGTGGGCGGGGCCGGGAGGCGGCGCCCGGTGAGGGTCCCCGACCGCGGGACCACGCCCCCTGACACCTCGTGGCTCTATTTTGgtttcaatttaaaaatcctCATCCTTCTCCCGGTCTAcgccctgccccttccctttctctttactCCACGGAAAAAATCAGACCTCAGCCCTGCCGTCGCTAGTGCCGGAGGCGGGCAAGCTGGGCTGAGTGGGGCCCGGGCGGGCAGGGAGCGAGGTCCCTTGACCTCCACCCCGTGCAGCATACTCAGGTGGTTCCCGAAGTTTCGGAGCACACAGGAGGTGTCCATCTCCGACGCTGAGTGGTGCTCGGTCCCTCTGGATCTGAAGTCTGGGGCCCATGCCCATGAGAGGGAGACTGTGCTAGGGGAGACATTTCCACCCCTACAGAAGCGCTCTCTGGAAAACCCTTCCCCGCGTCTTCTGGCCAGAAGGGGCTCCCTCTGCACAGCTCTGGGGACCCCGGCCAGGCTGACTTGCAG ctgcacctgcagcgtatgtaagttcccaggagaggaccCAGCGTTatccctgtga